The following coding sequences are from one Veillonella rodentium window:
- a CDS encoding class II fumarate hydratase, with protein sequence METRIEYDSMGPVEVDARRIYGPQTQRSFNNFKIGDHRIPIEQIKALALVKKACALTNAKCGAVTEEKAKLIAQVVDEIVDGKWDEEFPLTVFQTGSGTQTNMNVNEVIAHRAKQLDESNPLHPNDDVNRGQSTNDTFPTAMHICAYFEITKRVIPALDGLIKSFEKLQKKGKGLQKVGRTHLQDATFIMVDQEISAFVDGLKTAKTMLVQNADYLLDVALGGTAVGTGVNTPKGYLDVMETVLPKVTGAPFRVKNNKFQGLSLKDAFMMAHGALNTLATTLFKIANDVRFLGSGPRCGYGEWHLPENEPGSSIMPGKVNPTQCEALAMVCAQVFGHNTTMTLCAGSGAFQLNVYMPIMIYDFVESCRLLADAMNSFTTHCIDGVEFVPEKLKFFVEQSLMIATSLTPYIGYDKSAKVVKEAYKRGCSIKEIILEEKLMTEDEFAEAVRMK encoded by the coding sequence ATGGAAACAAGAATTGAATACGATTCAATGGGACCAGTCGAAGTCGACGCTAGACGAATTTACGGACCTCAAACGCAGCGCTCGTTCAATAACTTTAAGATCGGTGACCACCGCATCCCTATTGAACAGATCAAAGCGCTTGCGCTTGTCAAAAAAGCATGTGCTTTAACTAATGCGAAATGTGGCGCCGTAACGGAAGAAAAAGCGAAACTCATCGCTCAGGTAGTTGATGAAATCGTGGACGGCAAATGGGATGAAGAATTCCCGCTAACCGTATTCCAGACCGGTTCCGGCACGCAGACTAATATGAACGTGAACGAAGTTATCGCTCACCGGGCCAAACAATTGGATGAAAGCAACCCTCTCCATCCGAATGATGATGTAAACCGCGGTCAAAGTACAAACGATACATTTCCTACGGCAATGCATATCTGTGCGTATTTTGAAATCACTAAACGCGTTATCCCTGCATTGGACGGCCTGATCAAATCATTCGAAAAACTACAGAAAAAAGGTAAAGGTCTCCAAAAGGTAGGTCGTACACATCTGCAAGATGCGACTTTCATCATGGTGGATCAGGAAATCAGCGCCTTTGTGGACGGTCTAAAAACTGCCAAAACTATGCTCGTTCAAAATGCCGATTACCTGCTCGATGTGGCTCTTGGCGGCACCGCGGTCGGCACGGGTGTAAATACGCCGAAAGGCTATCTGGACGTTATGGAAACCGTGTTGCCTAAGGTAACAGGCGCTCCGTTCCGCGTGAAGAACAACAAGTTCCAGGGTCTTTCCCTGAAGGATGCTTTCATGATGGCTCACGGCGCGCTCAATACGTTGGCGACAACCTTATTTAAAATCGCCAACGATGTGCGATTCCTGGGCTCCGGTCCTCGCTGCGGCTACGGCGAATGGCATCTGCCTGAAAACGAACCGGGCTCCTCCATCATGCCGGGCAAGGTTAATCCGACACAGTGCGAAGCCCTCGCCATGGTATGCGCTCAAGTATTCGGTCATAACACGACGATGACGCTCTGTGCAGGCAGCGGTGCCTTCCAGTTGAACGTGTACATGCCTATCATGATCTATGACTTTGTTGAAAGCTGTCGTCTACTGGCGGATGCGATGAATTCTTTCACAACGCACTGTATCGACGGCGTAGAGTTCGTACCGGAAAAACTTAAATTCTTCGTTGAACAGTCCCTCATGATTGCTACGTCCTTAACGCCGTACATCGGCTACGATAAGAGCGCCAAGGTCGTAAAAGAAGCGTACAAACGCGGTTGCTCCATCAAAGAAATCATCCTGGAAGAAAAACTCATGACCGAAGACGAATTTGCTGAAGCAGTTCGCATGAAATAA